A window of Pseudomonadota bacterium contains these coding sequences:
- a CDS encoding aldehyde dehydrogenase family protein: MTNTNLLTRLQLAADTVNEGCYHGRWAPATGDAIESFSPASGELIARVASTSDADYDATMSAATELAKAWAKVPAPERGQAVRLATEALRLNKDALGSLVSLEMGKIKAEGDGEVQEMIDIGEFAVGQSRMLYGKTMHSERPSHRMYEQWHPLGVLGIISAFNFPVAVWAWNAFIAAVCGNVSVWKPSPKTPLCSVATMKICNQALEDGGYPPIFMLFNDAGNKLAQRFVDDPRVNLMSFTGSSAVGIKVGARVADRTGKSLLELGGNNAMIVDPTADLKLAVPAIVFGAVGTAGQRCTTTRRVIAHESIIDELGATLADAYGQVRIGDPLDPDTLMGPLIDTESVDRFTRAVATIREQGGQLLAGGDVIEGAGNFVQPTLVRATSDMPMVSQETFAPIAYLLPYATLDDAIAIQNSVPQGLSSAIFTTDLRAAEQFLSAAGSDCGIANVNIGTSGAEIGGAFGGEKETGGGRESGSDAWKAYMRRQTNTINYGHELPLAQGIKFDL, from the coding sequence ATGACAAACACTAATCTGCTCACCCGTCTGCAGCTTGCCGCCGACACGGTCAACGAAGGCTGTTATCACGGCCGTTGGGCGCCGGCGACCGGCGACGCTATCGAATCCTTCAGCCCGGCATCCGGGGAGTTGATCGCGCGGGTGGCGAGCACCTCGGACGCCGACTACGACGCAACCATGAGCGCAGCAACCGAGCTGGCCAAAGCCTGGGCCAAGGTGCCCGCGCCGGAGCGCGGTCAGGCGGTGCGCCTGGCCACGGAGGCGCTGCGTCTGAACAAGGACGCGCTGGGTTCCCTGGTCAGCCTCGAGATGGGAAAGATCAAGGCCGAAGGTGACGGCGAGGTGCAGGAGATGATCGACATCGGCGAGTTTGCCGTCGGTCAGTCGCGCATGCTGTACGGCAAAACGATGCATTCGGAGCGGCCCTCCCACCGCATGTACGAGCAGTGGCATCCGTTGGGTGTGTTGGGGATCATCTCAGCGTTCAATTTTCCGGTGGCCGTCTGGGCCTGGAATGCGTTTATCGCTGCGGTTTGCGGCAACGTCAGCGTTTGGAAACCGTCACCCAAAACGCCGCTCTGCTCGGTGGCAACGATGAAGATCTGCAATCAAGCGCTCGAAGACGGCGGCTATCCGCCGATTTTTATGCTGTTCAACGATGCCGGCAATAAGCTGGCCCAGCGCTTTGTCGACGACCCACGCGTCAATCTGATGAGCTTCACGGGCTCGAGCGCCGTGGGGATCAAGGTGGGCGCCCGGGTCGCCGATCGCACGGGCAAGTCTCTCCTGGAGCTGGGTGGCAACAACGCCATGATCGTCGACCCGACGGCCGACCTGAAGCTGGCGGTGCCGGCAATTGTCTTTGGTGCTGTCGGGACCGCCGGGCAGCGTTGCACCACAACCCGCCGGGTGATCGCCCACGAGTCCATCATCGATGAGCTCGGCGCCACGCTGGCTGATGCTTACGGCCAGGTGAGAATCGGTGACCCCCTGGACCCCGATACGCTGATGGGTCCGCTGATCGACACCGAATCGGTGGACCGCTTCACCCGCGCCGTGGCGACCATCCGCGAGCAGGGCGGCCAGCTGCTGGCGGGGGGCGACGTCATCGAGGGCGCCGGCAACTTCGTCCAGCCGACGCTCGTTCGCGCCACCAGCGACATGCCCATGGTCAGCCAGGAGACCTTTGCACCAATCGCCTATCTGCTGCCCTACGCCACGCTGGATGATGCCATCGCCATCCAGAACAGCGTGCCACAGGGACTGTCGTCGGCGATTTTCACGACCGACCTGCGCGCCGCCGAGCAGTTCCTCTCAGCGGCCGGCAGCGACTGCGGGATTGCCAACGTGAATATCGGTACGTCGGGCGCGGAGATTGGCGGCGCGTTCGGCGGGGAAAAGGAAACCGGCGGCGGCCGAGAATCGGGCTCCGACGCTTGGAAAGCCTACATGCGGCGCCAGACCAACACGATCAACTACGGCCATGAGCTGCCGTTGGCGCAGGGCATCAAATTTGATCTGTAG